ATCAGCTCGCTGCTGTTCTGCATCAGCTCTTTGCCGCTCTGCCGCTGCTTGTTGCAGGGCTTGGTCACGCGCCTCCGCTAATTCCACTGTGGTCAAAAAGCGATCGCCATTGGGCATATGGAGACCCAGGGTTTCGTCAGTAACCTCAAAGCGAATGCCCAGCCGAGGACTAACCCACCCTTGTAAATCAGCAATTGCCACCAACGCATTATTCTCCCGCTGCGACCCCACTAGTTCATTCGCATCTGGATCGTATTGGTAATACTCTTCCACGCCGTACTGCTGATAAAAAAGTAGTTTTCGCGTCATTTCCGTCCCCGTGTTGCTAGGAGACAGGATTTCAAATACAACCTGGGGCGCAATGTTGTTCTCTTTCCACTGTTGATAGGAGCCGCGATCGCCCTTGGTTCGGCCAAATACCACCATCGCATCGGGGGCTTGGCACAGCCGATTGTTCCCTTCTACTGGGTACCACAGCAAATCGCCCGCGACAAAGACTTCTGGATCGTTGGCAAAGAGAATCTCCAGGTTTTCCTTAATGGTGACAATCCATCGAAACTGAAGGGTATTGTCAGCCATCGGCTTACCATCACTGTCGGGATAGGTAATCTCTACCGCCGTGCTCGCTGTGGCGGGATTGGTCTGCGGAGAGGCCGTCATGATACTGGTCTGTTAGCAGAATGTGCTTACGTTAGCACAGTGGTCTGATAGCAAAATTCAAAAGGCAAAATTCAGAAGGCAAAATTCAGAAGGCAAAAGCACAATTGGAGCATGGGATGGTGATGAAACGCGGTGGCTCCGTCTCTAAGGTTCTAGCCCGTGGCTTTTGCCGATGACCCAACTGCGCCGAAAGTAGCGGGCGAGGCTGGATTCGTTAAGGGTGAGGCAGATAGGACGCCCGTGGGGACAGGTTTGCGGTTTGCGGGTGCGCTGCCAGGCGTTGAGGATTTGCTGCATGGCAGCGGGTTCCAGCGGGGTGCCGTTGCGGATGGCGGTGCGGCAGGCGGTGGCGACTAGTGCCGCGTCGAGATTACCGGTCTGGCTCAGTTCGCGCAGAGCCGCTTCGCAGTCGGGGCGATCGCGCAACGGGGCAGGCACCGTCCGCACCGTCCACAAATCAGGGCCAAAGGGTTCCACAGTCAGACCCAGGCGTTGCAAGTGCTCCACTTGGCGATCGCTCAGGTTCGCCAGGGTCAAGGCTATGGGCAGCTCGACAATTTCCCAGCGATCGCACAATGCCTCGTACAGCACCCGTTCGTGGGCGATGTGCTGCTCCACCAAACAGAGTCCGGCGGGGTGTTCCGCCAAAATGTAGCGATTGTGAACTTGGGCAATCGCCTTCAGGCCCAAGGGGCTGGGCGGATCATCCCCGCTTTCATCAGCCGTCTGGTATTGCCCCCCGGGTTCGGCTAGTTTGAGCAACTGAGTCAGACGTTGATGGCCGTCGCCAGCGGGAGGCTCAATCTGCGCGGTTTGCAGTAAGCGTTGAATCACCATTTCCACCCCGGTCAACCATTGCGGCAAATGCTGTAGATAGACCTTGGATTTATCAGGGGCACGGTGCCAGTCGATGTGGTGTGGTGCCGCTTGTAAATGCAAAAAGATTACCGGAAAGCGATCGCGGGGCAGCGATCGCCGCAGCCATTTCAACAGTTGTTCAGTCAACTCTGGCATCTCGACCATGCGACCGTTCAGCGCGGTAAACAACGCATCCGGACGGCGACGATGGCAGCGATCGGGCAAGCCCATCAACAAATACAAGCTGCCGCTGGCCTCGGGCAGCGCCACCATCTGCTGCATATCGCGCAAATCGGTAACATTCAGGCGCGGCAACAGTTGTGGCAATAGATTGAGCGCAGAAGCCCCCGGCCACAGGGTAAACCAGGGGCGATCGTTCAAGAGCGCCTGCCAAGTCACATGGGGATGGCACAGGGCCAAATGCTGCAGGCTTTGCTGGATGGCCCGCAACTGCGATCGCTCACTGCCCGCGTGCTGTCGCGACGGCATGGGATAAAACAACTCTTCCACCAACACACGGGTACCAGGAGCCATGGCCACCGGAGTGACTTGGGTGGGGCGGCCAGTGCGATCGCATT
Above is a genomic segment from Leptolyngbya iicbica LK containing:
- a CDS encoding Uma2 family endonuclease, which translates into the protein MTASPQTNPATASTAVEITYPDSDGKPMADNTLQFRWIVTIKENLEILFANDPEVFVAGDLLWYPVEGNNRLCQAPDAMVVFGRTKGDRGSYQQWKENNIAPQVVFEILSPSNTGTEMTRKLLFYQQYGVEEYYQYDPDANELVGSQRENNALVAIADLQGWVSPRLGIRFEVTDETLGLHMPNGDRFLTTVELAEARDQALQQAAAERQRADAEQQRADRLAARLRAMGIDPDQV
- the mutL gene encoding DNA mismatch repair endonuclease MutL, whose amino-acid sequence is MAGIQPLPPDIVQLMAAGEVIDSPAAVVRELAENAIDAGATRIVLEVRSPLWQLQMTDNGAGLEVEDLRQVATAHSTSKLTQKADLWNIHSLGFRGEALHSLSRLSRLTVCSRPQAQATSGFCMKCDRTGRPTQVTPVAMAPGTRVLVEELFYPMPSRQHAGSERSQLRAIQQSLQHLALCHPHVTWQALLNDRPWFTLWPGASALNLLPQLLPRLNVTDLRDMQQMVALPEASGSLYLLMGLPDRCHRRRPDALFTALNGRMVEMPELTEQLLKWLRRSLPRDRFPVIFLHLQAAPHHIDWHRAPDKSKVYLQHLPQWLTGVEMVIQRLLQTAQIEPPAGDGHQRLTQLLKLAEPGGQYQTADESGDDPPSPLGLKAIAQVHNRYILAEHPAGLCLVEQHIAHERVLYEALCDRWEIVELPIALTLANLSDRQVEHLQRLGLTVEPFGPDLWTVRTVPAPLRDRPDCEAALRELSQTGNLDAALVATACRTAIRNGTPLEPAAMQQILNAWQRTRKPQTCPHGRPICLTLNESSLARYFRRSWVIGKSHGLEP